The Mucilaginibacter yixingensis genome window below encodes:
- a CDS encoding GAF domain-containing sensor histidine kinase, with protein sequence MNTDPHKPPVPANELERLEALSDLDLDYTNLNGNFSDLTKLAAKVAGTEISLINLLDLHTQWTIANYGMDIDQYPRDETICQYTIMQDTPFEIRDLEQDNRFKNKTYVTDDPSLRYYYGVPLQLEGGQSIGSLCMMDTRVKDITPEKIELLKIIADEIVNRLKTMKAIESLKSSLHEAQESQRRVAHDIRGPIGGIIGLARIISEQGDENTLDEVLEFITLIQKSGHSILELANEILSADTPKRSVKLGNNEYNQLVLKEKLEKLYTPQAVNKKINFSIEVNHETSLMPFSKNKLLQIVGNLISNSMKFTPVGGRITVKLSIRKGEAENHLHMVVEDTGVGMDNAKIDEILDGKCKTTNGTSGEQGYGFGLALVKHLVDGLNGHMYIASRVGSGTTFEIVLPQAKGTE encoded by the coding sequence ATGAATACCGATCCGCATAAACCGCCTGTCCCGGCCAACGAATTGGAACGCTTAGAGGCCCTGAGCGACCTTGATCTTGACTATACTAACCTGAACGGTAATTTTAGCGACCTGACCAAACTGGCTGCCAAAGTTGCCGGTACGGAGATATCGCTAATTAACCTGCTTGATCTGCACACGCAGTGGACCATTGCCAATTATGGGATGGATATAGACCAATATCCGCGAGACGAAACAATTTGTCAGTACACCATTATGCAGGATACGCCTTTTGAAATACGCGATTTAGAGCAAGATAACCGGTTCAAGAATAAAACTTATGTAACTGATGATCCCAGCCTGCGCTATTATTATGGTGTACCATTGCAATTAGAGGGCGGCCAAAGTATTGGCTCTTTGTGCATGATGGATACCCGTGTAAAGGATATTACTCCCGAGAAAATAGAGCTGCTTAAAATTATTGCCGATGAGATTGTAAACCGGTTGAAGACCATGAAGGCCATCGAGTCGCTAAAAAGCAGCCTGCATGAAGCGCAGGAATCGCAACGGAGGGTGGCGCATGATATTCGCGGACCAATTGGCGGCATTATCGGGCTGGCACGTATTATCAGCGAACAAGGCGATGAGAATACGCTGGATGAGGTATTGGAATTTATTACGCTGATACAAAAAAGCGGTCATTCTATACTGGAACTGGCCAACGAGATATTGAGTGCCGATACACCAAAGAGATCTGTAAAGCTGGGTAATAACGAGTATAACCAGCTGGTGTTGAAAGAAAAACTTGAAAAACTGTATACCCCGCAGGCTGTAAATAAGAAGATCAACTTTAGTATAGAGGTAAACCATGAAACCTCGCTGATGCCTTTCTCTAAAAATAAGTTGCTGCAGATAGTAGGTAACCTCATCTCCAACTCTATGAAATTTACGCCAGTAGGGGGGCGCATCACCGTAAAGTTATCTATACGTAAGGGTGAGGCTGAAAACCACCTGCACATGGTAGTAGAAGACACCGGCGTTGGTATGGATAATGCTAAGATTGACGAGATTTTAGATGGCAAATGTAAAACTACCAACGGTACCAGCGGCGAGCAAGGATACGGTTTCGGCCTGGCATTGGTAAAGCATTTGGTAGATGGCTTGAATGGCCACATGTATATTGCTTCTAGAGTTGGCTCGGGCACAACTTTCGAGATTGTTTTGCCGCAGGCGAAGGGGACGGAATGA
- a CDS encoding YtxH domain-containing protein, which produces MKDQTKIIAALLVGAAAGAAIGLLLAPSSGSELREDIADYVNDLAEKSREQAKRTAESVREYGNNVVDQAKSRANSIADTVSTYKNHVIGNVKSAVSDYADQAVEYGGNIVNSAKSGIKNGANSLNNDIQNS; this is translated from the coding sequence ATGAAAGATCAAACTAAAATTATTGCAGCGCTTTTAGTGGGTGCTGCCGCGGGTGCAGCCATTGGTTTATTGCTGGCCCCATCAAGCGGTTCTGAGCTGAGAGAAGATATAGCCGATTACGTAAATGATCTGGCCGAAAAATCAAGAGAACAAGCCAAACGCACGGCAGAAAGCGTGCGCGAGTATGGCAATAACGTAGTTGACCAGGCAAAATCGCGGGCAAATAGCATCGCCGATACGGTTTCCACCTATAAAAATCATGTAATTGGCAACGTAAAATCTGCGGTTAGCGATTATGCCGATCAGGCTGTTGAATACGGTGGCAACATTGTAAACAGTGCTAAATCTGGTATAAAAAATGGCGCTAATAGTCTGAATAACGATATTCAGAATTCATAG
- a CDS encoding cold-shock protein gives MQKEGTVKFFNVTKGFGFIVPSEGGQDIFVHSSGLIDEIRENDKVLYDTENGRKGVNAVNVKVI, from the coding sequence ATGCAAAAAGAAGGAACAGTTAAATTTTTCAACGTAACAAAAGGTTTTGGCTTTATCGTACCATCTGAAGGTGGTCAGGACATTTTTGTACACTCATCAGGCCTTATCGATGAGATCCGTGAGAACGACAAAGTGCTATACGATACCGAAAACGGTCGTAAAGGCGTAAACGCGGTAAATGTAAAAGTTATATAA
- a CDS encoding family 43 glycosylhydrolase translates to MKEFNRRFLLWLCACTAFVCSAFGQRPNAPVTGQVYSNIGAHDPVMIRQDSLFYLFCTGNGIAMWSSKDLVHWKAEPKVVPAAPTWLTEALPNFKGNSYWAPDISYYNGQYYLFYAASAFGKNTSCIGLLTSPTLHTDATDYKWTDHGKIIQSFPNKTNWNAIDPNLVVDKDGTPYLAFGSFWDGLKLIKLEKDRMSVAEDPSGIPTIASRKNRSSAANPPAVDDNPKDAGGNAIEGPFIYRKGKYFYLFASIDYCCKGPKSTYKMIIGRSKNIKGPYLDSKNIPMNRGGGDILLAGNENWYGVGHNGICNFDGKDYIVFHGYDAADNGRSKLIVEPIDWVNGWPKIAMPPALDKNLN, encoded by the coding sequence ATGAAAGAGTTTAACCGCCGCTTTTTGCTGTGGCTTTGCGCTTGCACAGCTTTTGTCTGCTCTGCTTTTGGGCAACGGCCAAACGCGCCCGTAACCGGACAAGTTTATAGCAATATTGGCGCACATGACCCGGTAATGATCCGTCAGGATAGTCTGTTTTATCTTTTTTGCACCGGCAACGGCATTGCCATGTGGAGTTCCAAAGATCTTGTTCACTGGAAAGCTGAACCCAAAGTCGTTCCCGCTGCACCAACCTGGCTTACCGAAGCACTGCCCAACTTTAAAGGCAACAGTTACTGGGCGCCGGATATTTCCTACTATAACGGCCAGTACTACCTGTTCTACGCGGCATCAGCCTTTGGCAAAAACACCTCATGCATCGGCCTGCTAACCAGCCCTACCCTGCACACTGATGCAACCGACTATAAATGGACTGACCACGGCAAAATCATTCAATCTTTCCCCAATAAAACCAACTGGAACGCTATCGACCCAAACCTGGTAGTTGACAAAGACGGCACCCCCTACCTGGCCTTCGGCTCTTTTTGGGATGGGTTGAAGCTGATTAAATTAGAGAAAGATCGCATGAGCGTAGCCGAAGACCCGTCCGGAATTCCAACCATAGCCAGTCGTAAAAACAGATCATCGGCAGCAAATCCTCCAGCTGTGGATGATAACCCAAAGGACGCCGGTGGTAACGCCATTGAAGGACCGTTTATCTACCGAAAAGGTAAATACTTTTACCTGTTTGCCTCGATTGACTATTGCTGCAAGGGACCGAAAAGCACATATAAGATGATTATCGGCAGGTCTAAAAATATTAAGGGACCTTACCTGGATAGCAAGAACATACCGATGAACCGCGGTGGTGGTGATATCCTGCTGGCCGGAAACGAAAACTGGTATGGCGTTGGCCACAACGGCATCTGCAATTTTGACGGCAAGGATTACATTGTTTTCCATGGTTACGATGCCGCCGACAATGGCCGCTCTAAACTGATTGTAGAACCAATTGACTGGGTGAATGGCTGGCCCAAAATAGCCATGCCACCTGCACTTGATAAGAACCTAAATTAA
- a CDS encoding M48 family metallopeptidase: MEILKRSFLTTGMVLLAAAAMAQNNTAIQRAFKNSYADEAKKSYQAAINDMTPYYADGNYEINLRMGWLYFLNKNYPTSQSYYQKAVNLRPNAIEPRLGLVKPLSLLESVDKVLEQYTAILKIDPQNTQANYWTGVISYNRKQYADAIRYFTKVVALYPFDYDGNQMLGWSYLMSGKKAEARGYFERGLLIKPDDSSCTDGLSRANK; encoded by the coding sequence ATGGAGATTTTAAAACGTTCATTTTTAACAACGGGAATGGTGCTGCTGGCAGCAGCGGCTATGGCGCAAAACAACACGGCCATACAGCGGGCTTTTAAAAACAGCTATGCTGATGAAGCCAAAAAAAGCTACCAGGCCGCCATTAACGATATGACGCCTTACTATGCCGATGGCAATTATGAGATTAATCTGCGCATGGGCTGGCTTTATTTTCTGAACAAAAACTACCCCACATCACAAAGCTATTACCAGAAGGCCGTTAATCTGCGTCCCAATGCCATAGAGCCTCGTTTGGGCTTAGTAAAGCCACTCTCATTATTAGAAAGCGTAGATAAAGTATTAGAACAGTACACCGCTATTTTGAAGATTGACCCGCAAAACACGCAGGCCAATTATTGGACCGGCGTAATCAGCTACAATCGTAAACAATATGCCGATGCCATCCGCTATTTTACCAAAGTGGTGGCGTTATACCCGTTTGATTATGATGGCAACCAGATGCTGGGCTGGAGTTACCTGATGAGCGGAAAAAAGGCCGAGGCCAGGGGTTATTTTGAACGCGGACTATTGATCAAACCTGATGATTCATCATGTACCGACGGACTTTCAAGAGCGAATAAATAG
- a CDS encoding glycoside hydrolase family 43 protein, whose product MNKLTALFLLATGLSFHASAQQLVTKDTTFKAEGNPIIRYKYTADPAALVYKDKVYLYAGHDEAPTKVAGYRMYNWTCFSSSDMVNWTEHPTPLSAKDFEWAKGDAWAGQVIERDGKFYWYVAVEHGAIHGKSIGVAVADRPEGPYKDALGKALVTNDMTTNVTKISWDDIDPTVFIDDDGQAWLIWGNTGCYYAKLKKNMIELDGPIKTFAGLPHYTEAPWIHKHNGWYYLSYAYEFPEKTAYAMSRSIQGPWEYKGILNEIAGNSNTNHQAIIDFKGKTYFIYHNGALTPDAGSFHRSVCIDYIYYNKDNTMKRVVMTSEGVPAAK is encoded by the coding sequence ATGAATAAACTTACTGCATTATTTTTATTAGCCACCGGCCTGAGCTTCCACGCATCTGCCCAGCAGCTGGTTACCAAAGACACTACTTTTAAAGCCGAAGGCAATCCTATTATCCGTTATAAATACACTGCCGACCCTGCCGCACTGGTATATAAAGACAAGGTTTACCTTTACGCAGGACATGACGAAGCGCCCACCAAAGTAGCCGGTTATCGCATGTACAACTGGACCTGCTTTAGCAGCAGCGACATGGTAAACTGGACCGAGCACCCTACCCCGTTGAGCGCCAAAGATTTTGAGTGGGCCAAAGGCGACGCCTGGGCCGGACAAGTAATTGAGCGCGACGGCAAATTTTACTGGTACGTGGCGGTAGAGCATGGAGCCATTCACGGTAAATCTATTGGTGTAGCTGTAGCTGATCGGCCGGAAGGACCCTACAAAGATGCCTTGGGAAAAGCACTGGTAACTAATGACATGACCACCAATGTAACCAAGATTAGCTGGGATGATATTGACCCTACCGTTTTTATTGACGACGATGGACAGGCCTGGCTTATTTGGGGCAACACGGGCTGCTACTACGCCAAGCTCAAGAAAAACATGATTGAGCTTGACGGCCCTATCAAAACCTTCGCCGGCTTACCACATTATACCGAAGCGCCGTGGATTCACAAGCACAACGGCTGGTACTATCTATCTTATGCCTATGAGTTTCCGGAGAAAACGGCCTACGCCATGAGCCGCAGCATTCAAGGCCCTTGGGAATACAAAGGTATCCTGAACGAAATTGCCGGTAACTCCAATACCAACCACCAGGCCATTATTGATTTTAAAGGCAAAACTTATTTCATTTACCACAATGGCGCATTAACGCCTGATGCGGGTAGTTTCCACCGCTCGGTTTGTATTGATTACATTTATTACAACAAAGACAACACCATGAAACGCGTGGTGATGACGAGCGAGGGTGTGCCTGCGGCAAAGTAG
- a CDS encoding glycosyltransferase family 39 protein, whose amino-acid sequence MKKITESNAAACTLLLIAVTFVLHLLLAAYTGLGIGESYYFRGVLKLELSYFDQPPLFFWITYVSVKIFGLTNLGLRFPAVLLFAGTNWLLFLITSKFFNAKAGFWAVLMMNISAVFTVSVACWFQPDAPLMFFWLAATYVMVLLMFDKKQNKNYHTTRVYLLWLLVGLLMGLATLSKYHTLFLFAGVFLFIATNRSQRHWLKHPGPYLAIVLAFAIALPILLWNAQNNWASFVFQGSRAGADEHFTLHFDWFLRSIGGQALVVLPWVWIPLVRELIKSYKNRKRRLAYSFNFWVAILPIVFFTVVTLWSNLQYHFHWQAPGYMMLFMPLGYAIDQKLNSTNGRSTRRWLRFSVLFTFITLSVFGLHMVTGFWQWYGPKWIVKTAHGDNVDPTIQGVDYDDIKTRFEQEGWLNNPNIFAGSPRWWLAGKVDWALKGARPIVCFSDDPRNLAFLVDPNTLIGKDCVIIGQDQNESVDIDARPFFDEVKRVKDIAVMRSGRDELHLEVYYCKNFHVPAKPRNDLPLYHQLTGRPPFGK is encoded by the coding sequence ATGAAGAAAATAACCGAGAGCAATGCGGCCGCTTGCACCCTCTTATTAATTGCAGTTACCTTTGTTTTGCATTTGCTGCTTGCAGCCTATACCGGTTTAGGCATCGGCGAGTCATACTACTTTCGTGGCGTATTAAAATTAGAGCTGAGTTATTTTGATCAGCCGCCGCTTTTTTTCTGGATCACGTATGTGTCGGTTAAAATATTCGGACTAACCAATCTTGGCCTGCGCTTTCCAGCTGTGTTGCTGTTTGCAGGTACCAACTGGCTGCTTTTCCTCATCACCAGCAAATTCTTTAATGCCAAAGCCGGTTTTTGGGCGGTGTTAATGATGAATATCAGTGCAGTATTTACTGTGTCTGTGGCTTGTTGGTTTCAACCAGATGCACCTTTAATGTTTTTCTGGCTGGCCGCCACCTATGTAATGGTATTGCTGATGTTTGATAAAAAGCAGAACAAAAACTACCATACAACACGTGTTTATCTGCTATGGTTGCTGGTGGGGTTGTTAATGGGCCTGGCCACATTGAGTAAATATCATACCCTTTTTCTGTTTGCCGGTGTATTTCTATTTATTGCTACCAACAGGAGCCAGCGCCACTGGTTGAAACATCCGGGTCCGTACCTGGCCATTGTGCTTGCTTTTGCAATAGCATTACCCATACTGCTTTGGAATGCGCAGAACAACTGGGCTTCATTTGTTTTTCAGGGATCGCGTGCAGGTGCTGATGAACATTTTACACTGCATTTCGATTGGTTTCTGCGTAGTATTGGCGGGCAGGCGCTTGTAGTATTACCCTGGGTTTGGATACCGCTGGTGCGCGAACTCATTAAATCGTATAAAAACCGGAAGCGTAGGCTGGCTTACAGCTTTAACTTCTGGGTGGCTATTTTGCCTATTGTTTTCTTTACGGTTGTTACCTTGTGGTCAAACCTGCAATACCATTTTCATTGGCAGGCGCCAGGGTATATGATGTTATTTATGCCGTTGGGATACGCTATCGATCAGAAATTGAACAGCACAAACGGCCGCAGTACGCGCCGGTGGTTAAGGTTTTCGGTGTTGTTCACGTTCATTACCCTGTCTGTATTCGGGCTGCACATGGTTACCGGTTTCTGGCAATGGTATGGCCCGAAGTGGATTGTAAAAACTGCGCACGGCGATAATGTAGACCCAACCATTCAGGGTGTGGATTATGATGATATCAAAACCCGTTTTGAACAAGAAGGCTGGTTGAATAACCCTAACATTTTTGCTGGTAGTCCGCGCTGGTGGCTGGCCGGTAAGGTTGACTGGGCGCTAAAAGGTGCCCGCCCGATTGTTTGCTTTAGCGACGACCCGCGTAACCTGGCGTTTCTGGTTGATCCAAACACGTTGATAGGTAAAGATTGTGTGATTATCGGTCAGGATCAGAACGAAAGCGTTGATATTGATGCTCGCCCGTTCTTTGATGAGGTAAAACGCGTGAAAGATATAGCCGTTATGCGTAGCGGTCGCGATGAGCTACATCTGGAGGTTTACTACTGTAAAAACTTCCATGTACCGGCCAAGCCACGTAATGACTTGCCGCTGTATCATCAACTCACCGGCAGACCACCGTTCGGGAAATAA
- a CDS encoding glycoside hydrolase family 88 protein: MSKLFSTAKGVAVVALVLAGVGSRAQQLPAKSKVMADMALANDYFMKKWPDAGAKVTVKGVTRESTLWTRGVYYEGLMAMYALDPQKKYYDYAVSWGDTHNWGPRDGRITRNADNQCAAQTYIDLYMIDKKPERIAKMKECIDTMVHSQKIDDWNWIDALQMAMPVFARFGNIYHDNQYYEKMYEIYNYSKTVHGGKGLYSPEQRLWWRDKDFVPPYKEPNGQDCFWSRGNGWVVAAMVRVLDIAPKNAPHRAEYQKMLKDMCEALVPLQRADGYWNVSLKDSTHFGGKELSGTALFTYGMAWGINHGLLKKKDYLPIVIKAWNAMQKDCLHPDGMLGYVQGTGKEPKDGQPVGYNNVPDFEDYGLGCYLLAGSEVYKLAK; the protein is encoded by the coding sequence ATGAGTAAATTATTTTCAACCGCAAAAGGTGTTGCAGTTGTGGCGCTGGTGTTGGCTGGCGTAGGGAGCCGTGCGCAACAATTGCCGGCAAAAAGCAAGGTGATGGCCGATATGGCCCTTGCTAATGATTATTTTATGAAAAAATGGCCCGATGCCGGTGCCAAAGTAACTGTTAAAGGTGTAACCCGCGAAAGCACCCTGTGGACACGCGGCGTTTATTACGAGGGACTGATGGCTATGTATGCCCTTGATCCGCAGAAGAAATATTATGATTATGCCGTAAGCTGGGGCGATACCCACAACTGGGGGCCGCGCGATGGCAGGATAACCCGCAATGCAGATAACCAGTGTGCTGCGCAAACTTATATCGATCTGTATATGATTGATAAAAAACCAGAGCGCATTGCCAAGATGAAAGAGTGCATTGATACGATGGTGCACAGCCAGAAAATTGACGACTGGAACTGGATTGATGCCCTGCAAATGGCAATGCCGGTTTTTGCCCGCTTTGGTAACATCTATCATGATAATCAGTATTACGAGAAGATGTATGAGATTTACAACTACAGCAAAACCGTGCACGGTGGCAAAGGTCTATATAGTCCTGAGCAACGTTTGTGGTGGAGAGATAAAGACTTTGTGCCGCCATACAAAGAACCAAACGGACAGGATTGCTTCTGGTCGCGTGGTAACGGCTGGGTAGTGGCTGCTATGGTACGCGTATTGGATATTGCGCCAAAAAATGCGCCTCACCGTGCTGAGTACCAGAAAATGCTGAAAGACATGTGCGAAGCATTAGTGCCACTGCAACGTGCAGACGGTTACTGGAATGTAAGCTTAAAAGATTCAACCCACTTTGGTGGTAAAGAGCTTTCTGGTACTGCCTTGTTTACTTATGGCATGGCCTGGGGCATTAACCACGGTCTGCTGAAAAAGAAAGATTACCTGCCTATAGTTATCAAAGCCTGGAATGCCATGCAGAAAGACTGCTTGCATCCTGATGGTATGCTTGGTTACGTACAAGGCACCGGTAAGGAACCAAAAGACGGCCAGCCGGTAGGTTATAATAACGTACCTGACTTTGAAGATTACGGCCTGGGCTGCTACCTGTTAGCCGGCAGCGAGGTGTATAAACTGGCCAAATAG
- a CDS encoding urea transporter yields the protein MSNNSSFKGLGRFVAATLNSYAILFFSQNRVLAVLLLIASFLNPAAGLSGLVCVCASVLLVNALGHYKESIQTGLYSFNSLLLGIGFGTFYHYNIAFWLWLAAACLFTVTLTVVLTAWLGKYGLPVLSLPFIISFWLLLVAANGYEGMGLMQKESSLLNELYTGGDTYISGFLAQLDKLSFGHYPDLFFRSLSSVFFQNSIIAGVIMSIGLFIHSRIGFSLLIIGFITACVFNQLTGMYPEGISHYHLGANFMMVAVAIGGFFLIPSWRSYLWAIVSVPVAFLLVNAFTRILGVHNLPIFSLPFCVLTITLLYFFMLRTNPGRLQLTPIQHYSPEINLYQYLNNQARLQELQYIKLSLPFIGTWTVSQGYDGGITHKDDWGKALDFVVTDEDNQTFKNNGTRPEDFYCYNKPVLACADGVIEDVVNHIEDNPIGHVNTGQNWGNTVVIKHVAGFYTKVSHLKQNSVKLKIGDYVKQGDVVGQCGNSGRSPEPHLHFQAQITPFIGSKTLAYPFAYFVGKQGLHSFETPVQGDELRAVEVSTPMKQAFTWQPGYMAKIVAGSKSETVEVFTDAYNHAYICSKETGATAYFINNGTSFYFTSFYGDHNSLLYYFYLAAYRVVFTADESIIVADTYPLQLRTLQTGIWLHDVVAPFFQFIKRTYKSTAAYRQHEIVLTTTGITEVMGNKRENMQASISISGSVLKDFSINIKGQNTNAQWHTSNIY from the coding sequence ATGAGTAACAACTCCTCATTTAAGGGATTAGGGCGCTTTGTGGCGGCAACGCTTAACAGCTATGCCATCTTGTTCTTTTCGCAGAACAGGGTGCTGGCTGTGCTGCTGCTGATTGCTTCTTTTCTTAACCCGGCGGCTGGTCTGAGCGGACTGGTATGCGTTTGTGCATCCGTATTGCTGGTAAATGCGCTGGGGCATTACAAAGAAAGTATCCAGACGGGGCTTTACAGTTTTAACTCGCTGCTGCTGGGCATCGGTTTCGGCACGTTTTATCATTATAACATTGCCTTTTGGCTGTGGCTGGCGGCTGCCTGCTTGTTTACAGTTACGCTGACGGTTGTTTTGACAGCCTGGTTGGGTAAATACGGCTTGCCGGTATTATCGCTGCCGTTTATCATATCGTTTTGGTTATTACTGGTGGCGGCCAACGGCTATGAGGGTATGGGCTTGATGCAGAAAGAAAGCTCGCTGCTCAATGAGCTGTACACCGGTGGCGATACCTATATTTCGGGGTTTCTAGCTCAGCTGGATAAATTATCCTTCGGGCATTACCCTGACCTGTTTTTCCGCTCGCTCAGCTCGGTGTTCTTTCAGAACAGCATCATCGCCGGTGTCATTATGAGTATCGGGTTATTCATCCACTCGCGCATCGGTTTCAGCTTACTAATCATTGGTTTTATCACCGCCTGTGTGTTTAACCAGCTGACCGGCATGTATCCCGAGGGCATTAGCCATTATCACCTTGGCGCCAACTTTATGATGGTGGCTGTAGCCATTGGCGGCTTCTTCCTCATCCCTTCATGGCGATCTTACCTTTGGGCCATTGTATCCGTTCCGGTGGCCTTTCTGCTGGTTAATGCGTTTACGCGGATACTAGGCGTACACAATCTACCTATTTTCTCGCTGCCATTTTGCGTGCTGACTATTACGCTGCTTTACTTTTTTATGCTGAGAACCAATCCGGGCAGATTACAGCTGACGCCTATTCAGCATTACTCGCCCGAGATCAACCTGTATCAATACCTCAATAACCAGGCGCGGCTACAAGAGCTGCAGTATATCAAACTCAGTCTGCCTTTTATTGGCACCTGGACGGTATCCCAGGGCTATGATGGCGGTATTACCCATAAAGACGATTGGGGCAAAGCGCTCGATTTTGTAGTGACTGATGAAGACAATCAAACTTTTAAGAACAACGGCACCCGTCCCGAAGATTTTTATTGCTACAACAAACCCGTGCTGGCTTGTGCCGATGGGGTGATTGAAGACGTAGTAAACCATATTGAAGACAACCCTATAGGCCATGTAAATACCGGGCAAAACTGGGGTAACACGGTTGTAATTAAACACGTGGCTGGCTTTTACACCAAAGTATCGCATCTGAAACAAAACTCTGTTAAGCTGAAGATTGGCGATTATGTAAAACAAGGTGACGTAGTTGGCCAGTGCGGTAACTCCGGTCGGTCGCCCGAGCCGCATTTACATTTTCAGGCACAGATAACGCCGTTTATCGGCTCAAAAACCTTAGCCTATCCGTTTGCCTATTTTGTAGGTAAACAAGGGCTCCACAGCTTTGAAACACCGGTACAGGGCGATGAGTTACGTGCGGTAGAAGTAAGCACGCCCATGAAACAGGCATTTACCTGGCAACCGGGTTATATGGCAAAAATTGTGGCGGGCAGCAAGTCTGAAACCGTGGAGGTGTTTACTGATGCTTACAACCATGCCTACATCTGCAGTAAAGAAACCGGCGCAACGGCTTACTTTATTAATAACGGCACATCGTTTTACTTTACCAGCTTTTATGGCGATCATAATTCACTGCTGTATTATTTCTACCTGGCGGCTTACCGGGTGGTATTTACGGCAGATGAAAGCATCATCGTTGCCGATACTTATCCGTTGCAATTAAGAACGCTCCAGACCGGCATTTGGTTACATGATGTGGTAGCGCCGTTCTTCCAGTTTATTAAACGTACTTACAAAAGCACCGCCGCTTATCGACAGCATGAAATTGTACTTACCACAACCGGCATTACCGAGGTAATGGGTAACAAACGCGAAAACATGCAAGCCAGCATCAGCATCAGCGGTAGCGTATTAAAAGATTTCAGCATCAATATTAAAGGGCAAAACACTAATGCACAATGGCATACAAGCAATATTTACTAA
- a CDS encoding polysaccharide deacetylase family protein, with protein sequence MKGRYWLMIVFLMVSAIDANAQSAVWKNKKCAVVLTYDDALDVDIDNALPVLDSLKLKATFYLIGCSEATERRMKDWRKAARHGHELGNHTLFHPCDGAGADRSFVDPDFDLSKYTVNRAVREIKVNNVLLKAIDGKNQRTFCYPCGDRTINGAFYYDQLKNDFVAARGVEDGMPLPGEVDLDNINAYAINGETGEELIAMVNEALQKHSLLVFMFHGVGGGHELNVSLQAHSQLLHYLRAHRKEIWVAPMIEVAQRIAAYQKGSDPLKNRNLNTALYNR encoded by the coding sequence ATGAAGGGCAGATACTGGTTAATGATTGTTTTTCTGATGGTGAGTGCGATAGATGCAAATGCACAATCGGCCGTGTGGAAGAATAAGAAATGTGCCGTGGTACTTACCTATGATGATGCGCTGGACGTAGACATTGACAACGCCCTGCCCGTGCTTGACTCGCTTAAACTAAAAGCTACTTTCTATCTTATCGGTTGTTCTGAGGCTACCGAGCGCCGGATGAAAGACTGGCGCAAAGCTGCCAGGCATGGACATGAGTTGGGTAACCATACGCTGTTTCATCCTTGCGATGGTGCCGGGGCCGACCGCAGCTTTGTTGACCCTGATTTTGACCTGAGCAAATACACCGTTAACCGTGCTGTAAGAGAGATTAAAGTAAATAATGTGCTGCTGAAAGCAATAGACGGTAAAAACCAGCGCACTTTCTGTTATCCCTGTGGCGATCGTACCATCAACGGGGCTTTTTACTACGATCAATTAAAAAATGATTTTGTAGCTGCCCGTGGGGTAGAAGACGGCATGCCCCTGCCCGGCGAAGTGGATTTGGACAATATTAATGCCTACGCCATCAACGGTGAGACAGGTGAGGAGCTGATAGCTATGGTAAACGAGGCGCTGCAAAAACACTCGTTACTGGTATTTATGTTTCATGGCGTGGGTGGCGGTCATGAGCTTAATGTAAGCCTGCAGGCACACAGCCAGTTGCTGCATTACCTGCGGGCTCATCGTAAAGAGATTTGGGTGGCGCCTATGATTGAGGTGGCGCAACGCATAGCAGCGTATCAAAAAGGAAGTGATCCGCTAAAAAATCGTAACCTAAATACCGCTTTATATAACAGATAG